The window GTTTTCGCGTGACGCGAAAATGCGAGTTCCTCGCAATGATGACACGGCAAGCGAGACGCCGAAATCGGAATCAACTGCGGACGCCGACGCACCATTCGCAGCGTGGAAAAGCGATGACGTGTGGCCGCACCCAGTTAGCGGTCTGGGTGCCTGGACGAACGAGAGTGATCTGCTGACCTGGGGCCAGAACCAACTCCGTCAAGAAATTGGCGTGACGATTCCCAAATCCTCCTTGGTGTTTCGTAGCTTGCTGATTTATTTAGTGATTTTGATCCCCCTGAATTACACCGTCTTTCGATTGCTCGGTCAGCTCGAATGGGCGTGGCTGGCAGTCGTGCCGTTGTCAATCGCCGGCGCGTTTTGGGTGGCCCACGCCGCCCAACTCGATGTTGGATTCGCACGGAGTCGCAATGAAGTGGCCATGCTCGAATTGCCCGTGAATTACTCTCGGGGTCACCTCACGCGAGTGGTTGGACTCTACAACTCGCTGGCGAGCCGTTACCGCATCGATTTCAACAGCCCTGATGCTGCGATCGAAGTCATTCGGAGGCGAGGCCAGGACGAACAGGACGCGAGTTTGTTTGGCACGGTCGATGCTGATTTCGAACTCGGCTTCGAAGCCGGGCCCTCCATGAATAACATCGGCGTGGGTAGCAACTCGTATGGCGTTGTGCATGCGGAGCAAATCATCGACGTCGCCGGCCCTGTACACCTGCAAACCACTGCGCAGGACGCCCCCCGCCGCTCCATCGACGGAGCATCCATCGTGAATGATTCCTCGCTAGAGCTACTCGATGCTTTCGTGATCGAACGTGACGCAGCGGGGGAGGCGAGGATGGCGACTTTGGGCACGATCGGCAGCGGTGCCCGAAAATCGATTCGCATGCAAGCGGTCGGGAGGGTGGTGGTGCCAAGGGACCTCCCCATGGGCATGACTGACGCGATGAACCAACTACTCGCTCACGACGCAATCCCTCCGGGATCGGCGCGACTGGTGGCACGCCTCGACCAAGCGATCGGCGGAATGAAGATCTCTCCTGATTGCAAACAGGTGCGAGCGCAAACACTCGTGCTCGCCCATCTCGCTCACCCTCAGCGTGCTCCTGCAATGAGCGACGAAAATCTAGTCGGCGATGCACTGCCGTAGCTGCTCGGAGCAATCCCACGGATTCTGCCCTCCCCAGGCAGTTGTGATGGAAATAGTTGCTGGCCCTGCGATACCTTCGTTCGCGGTAGGGGTTTGTTCTTTAGCAGCACAAACAACTCACTCCGCGTTGGGAGATGGAATAAATGCATCATACGGCACATCAAGACGCTTCAATTGCTAAACCACAGTCGTCGCCGCCCCGGCAACGCGACACGCTGTCGGATACAGGGGTCATGCGCATCCTTGGCGAGTATCCTCCCCCGCATGAAAAGGCGGCACATGAAGAACTGCCGGCGATGCGGCAATGTCCACTCTGCTCACGCAATGTTCCCGAGGCCTCAACCGTCTGCAAACATTGCCAATGTTACGTTGGTCCGTCACCCGACTACCTGACTTCGCTGAACGGGTCAACGCACAAGCAGCGGCCCCAGCCATGATGTTGAATTCGCATTCTCAGGAGCGTAGCTACCCGCTTGTCGCGGTAGCTTGGAGGTCCTGTTGCATGGCTCGAGCAACGCTGTCGACGAAGCGTCGTTGGTAGTAGCGAATCACGGGCGTTCCAATTCCGGCCGCAATGCTGCTCGCACGTGAGAACGAGCGAATTGAAAATCGAACCTTTTCAGTGTTCGGATCGAATGCCACGGTGAACCGTTCCTCGCCAATCATGATGTGCCGCCCCAGCGTGCCCACAGCGAATGAGAAACAGTGACCACCGTCCGTCTTGGTGGGGGACCTCACATCCACGACGCGGCAGCAATTGAGCGTCCACACTCGCATCACACGCGCGACGATGGCGGTGTCTTGGCCAACGAACAGTGGCCCGTCGCGAAACAGCGAAACCCATGGAAGTTGCAGACAGCGACCTTGCTGCAAATTTTCACACGCAGCGGCAAAGCACGCCTCTCCACGCCCCAGATCGACAGCGTGTTCGTTGTGAAAATAATTCGCCGGCATCGCACCCCAGGTTTCACCGACCTCTTGATACGACAGCGCGTCATTACTCTGATTGCGTGTGCATCTCAGCAGCTCAAGTTCGGTGGGTCGTCGCAGTGTGATCATGCCTTCGCATGTCCCGCAGCTTCTCCGGCGAGAGCCCTGGCAATGGCGGCATCAACCGACATTGCATCGATCTGAAAACGCTCGGCGGAAGAATCCGTTACGATCGTCGGATTGGCCAGTCCCGTCACCATGTCCGAACCGATGCGAGCAGTTTCGGGGGTCACCAGCGACAGCCACAATCCAGATAGCCAGGGAGTTAAAAACGGAACCGGAATGAAGACGCGTCGCAGGCCATTTTGTTGGGAATACTCAGCCAATATCTCACGGTAGGTTGTCGTGTCGGGGGTGCCGATTTCGACAATCTCCGATGCGGACAGTTCAATATCCGCTGCGGCCATCAGGTAGCGCACCAAGTCGGCAGTACCGATAGGTTGGGTCTGCGTGGAGAGCCATTGAGGACAGATCATTACTGGCAGACGGTGACAAAGATTCTTAACCATTTCGAAAGAGAGACTTCCCGCCCCAATCACCATCGCCGCGCGAAACTCAATCGTAGGAACGCGACCCTGCCGCAGAATTCGTCCGACCTCTTGGCGACTGCGCAAATGCTCCGACAGCCCATCAGCCTCCCGACCGAGGCCCCCAAGATAAATTAGCCGATCGAGTCCGGCCTCAGCGGCTGCATCACGAAAATGACCGGCCGCCCTGCGATCTCGCTGAGCAAAATCACCGTCACCCGACATCGAGTGCACCAGATAGTACGCTAGATCGCACCCCTCCATGGCCCGTCTCAACGAATCAGGCTGCAGCACGTCAGCTTCGATCACCGAAATCCGTTCGTCCTCCCTAAATTCGCTCTTCGTGCGATCGCGCGTCATGCAACGAACATAGAAACCGGCCTCGAGGAGCCGCGGCAATAACGCACCGCCCACGTGTCCAGTCGCGCCAGTCAGCAGAACATGACGTCGCTCGTCAAACATAATTGAGTCCATCGTGTACTAACCGCATAGTGTTCCCATACATAACTCGCGCACGTCCTGCAAAGCCGGCTTAATCCCTCGGACTACGCGACGAATCGCCCTGACTACTGATCACCGCAGCAACGGCTTCTTTAGGAATAATTTAAATGATGCCTCGCTCAATACCTTCATCGCTACATAGGAAATCGGGAAATCATGGCTCATCCAGCGAAAGCGTACTCTGTTTGATGGAGCGAGTAGAGCGTGAGCTCAAAATACTCACGGTCGCGGATACCGTAGGATTGCCTTTGGACAGTCTTGATTTTGTTGCTGGTGCCCTCCATCGGTCCGGATGATATCCGGTGCGCAAAATAGTTCATCAGTCCCTCTTCATGCCGCATCAACGTCTTGGCCATTGTTTTGCGGAGGGGCCAGTCCGGTCGCTATCGCTCGCTCACACCAAGACCGCAGGAACAACTGGGCCGGCCAGCGAAACGTATACCTCCAAAACATTCGCAGCTCCTCCTTGAGATAATACGCCGTGGCTAGCGGCTCATTGAGTTCCAAGGCCGCGGCCAGGTGTGCTTCCTCGTTGCGATCTGCACGTAGGTTCTCGGGATTCTTCAGCAGCAGCCATCGACTCCCCTTGAGCACCGACTTTTCAGCGGCGGTCGCTTTCTGGAAGAGTTGCCGACGGAACGTCGTCAACTTTTCGTTCATTAATTTCACGACATGGAAGCGGTCAAACACGATATCGGCGTTAGGAAGGTTCCCACGCACCGCAAGGATGTAGGCGCTGGACATGTCCATCGCAACCGCTTCGATGCGATGCCGCCGACGGCCCAGTCGTTTCCAAAAAGGTACCAGCGAATCGGCCGATTTGCCTTCTCCCACGAAGATAATCGCACCGCTGTCCAGGTCCATCACCAGCGTCACGTAGCGGTGACCTTTGCCAATGCAGATCTCATCGATGGCGATTCGCCGTACGTCTTTCAGGGAAGGATTGGCAAATCGCCGCTGGAGGTCCGTCTTTTTGATTTCTTTGATCACATCCCAGGTAACGCCAAGCAGATCAGCAACGTCCTTTCTCGTCATGCTTCGAGTTAACTGCAAAGCGTATTTCCCCCAGCCCTTGGTGTAGCTTCGGCGGGCGGCGGCAAATTCAATTTGGATTTGGCGAACGGCCCCGCAATCATTGCACTGCACGCGAGGCGAGGAGGCGACGACTACGGTCCGTTTTAGGCCGATCGGAGAAGCTCGAAATTCTCGTTGCCTGAGCTCTCGACGGATCACGTTCCGGCTATCGCACGATGGACAGTAAATCGCCTTTTCGCTTGGCTGGACATAAAATCGTGTGACGCCTTTGGAGAACTCAATCCGCGTCTGCTGGAAGCCACGGATGCCAAAGGACTGATACAACAAGGTGGTGGACATGTGCATTTTTCAAAGAAGACGTGAGAAATCTCCTCGAAAGATCGCATGTCCACGCTTTTTCTTCCATACACCACATTCTCGATCGCCCCCAGCCTCGCGCACCCGTCAGTTGGATGAGCCTACTTTCTCGACATCCTTGTCACGTTGGGAGTTCGCTGCCATCCCTTCAAAATGCACTGTTCGTGGCTATTCCTTCGCCCAGTTGAACTTTTGCTTAAGGCCATTTAGATGTTGATAGCCGATGATTTTTTCATGCTGCAATCGTCCCACCAGAATCCCCGGAGCAATCCTAAGTTCTTCCGCCAACGCCAGCACGGCACTAATGGACTTGGTTGTTTTTAGAGCAGCGTCGAACTCACGCGGAATGAGAAGCTCGCGAGCGAATTTATTGGCGGCAGCCTCTCGCGGGTCATCTGAGTACCTCACATCAATGTAAGTTTGCTTCTTACTGTCACTAAGAATATGCCCGGCTTCGTGAAACAACGTGAACCAGAAAATGTCATTCATTTTGCCTCGAAGATTGACCGCAATCATCGCTTTGTGCGGGGATAGCCATCGTGCCGCTCCGTTGATTTTCCCACCCTTGATTTCCGGCACCAAGCACAAGGCAACACCTGATGCTGCGAATGCTTCCTTCATCTTGGGAATAAAAACGCCTGGTGCTTCCATTGTCAGCTCACGAATCTCGGAAACAGCCGCTGCAAATGCTCGTCTATTGAAGTGTTGGGCTTCGATCGATTCGGACTCTTTTTCGGCGATCCTAAGCCAAGTTGCCAGCCGGCAGTCCAGACACGACGCATCTTGTGACTTCCGAAAAGAAAACTGACCTTCGCACCAACCGTCCCTCCATGCTCCAACAGTTGCCACCCGAAAGAAGCTCAGCGTTTGTTCGAGAAGAGAGATCTTGTCCTGCGTAGCTTCGAGGTACCCGCGTTTGACTAGTTCGTTGGTGGGAACCAGCTTCAGCCACTCAATATCTTTCGCAAGCTCTTCGCGAGCTTGAAGGCGAGCCAACTGCTCTTGATACTCCGCTTCCAAGTTGTTCCAGATTCTGGCGGGAACGTTGGTTACACGTTCCAGCAGCATTGCCGTTTGCTGCGTTAACGGGGCCTTGCCCTTGATGATTTGATTGAGGGTCTTGGTCGCCAGGCCTGTTCGCTCGGCGAGTTCTCGTTGGTCAATCCCCAGTTCGTCGATCGTTTCCCGGAGCGTTGCTCCAGGTGGGACGGCAAAGTCCGGTTCGTAGCGGTATCGTTTTGCGTTGGTTGCCATCGGTGCTGCCGTTTTTTATGCGTTGTGTATATTTAGGGTCGTTTCGCTCCATCGCGGCTCAGTGGTAATCCTTGATTGCCTGAATCACTACCGCCGTGACCTCCTCCAGAATCAGCCCTCCGTCTTTCTTGCGGGGAAGTGGGTCGTGATCCGGTGAGAAAATCAGGCGATATGGATGTGCGAGATCCACGGCAAACTTCCCTTTCAGGTTTCCGGTTAGGGCGTGACAACGTGCTCCTGGGACGAGGAGCAAGTCAGCAAGCGTCTCGGCAGCTTGCATTTGCCCTAGTCGCATCTGCAACTTCAGAGCCATGGGCTTGCCGAACTTCGCCTGTGACTCCGTCGCGGACGAGCAAATTTTGCAAAGTTTCTTGTTGGTAAATTCGATCTGCAACGGAGATGTCCTTGAGAAATAGTTTACCGAACTGGTAAACAAAAAGCAATAACACAAAGCATAGCGAAAGTGTAGCCAAGTGGCAAAACGGGGCATCGGGGTTGACTTTTCGGTTAAATCAGCCGGCAATCAAGACGGTCACTCGGTAAGGTGCAGCAAATGGCCTGGTGCTGATCTGTTCAATCTTTGGAGGCGACTTAGGCGTGCGAACGTGAACACTTTGGGCGGGGTTCTGTCAGCCTCCGCAGTCTCAATCGCGACGGTATGCGACAGCCTCGGGCGCAAGTCCGAGGTGTACGAGACGATCTGCATCCACCAGACGCAACGCGACGAAAGGTGTGTTGTCACGATGCCCGGCCCAGGCAGCAAACCATTTATTGGTCTCAGTGTTGTAGTTCGTGAGAAGTCGAACCTCGTCAAAATTCTGCTGACTGAGAAGGGTCTTTGTCGGCCCGAGATCATCAGGCTCTGAAGGTCCAGAGCGAATAGCCTCCAGGATCTTTTTTGCCCGAGATGCAGACGAAGCGGCGGCCAGTGCCCGCAGGTCACTATGCCCAATCCACTGCACCAATACTCGCTTTTCCGCCATCCGCACCACTCCCGTTGTGAAATCACAACGGGGAGTTGTACTTCACCGAGATTAATAGCTCAATCTGGGAAGGCTGGAGCAGCACAGGGGAGAAAGACTGCAATGATTAGAGGGTGCGGAAGAACGATCACTCAAGTCAGAGAGCTCACAACCCCGAATACTTGAGCGTCTAAGCTCAACCGCCGGCAATCATGATTTCGGTATCGTTGAGAAGCGTGCCCGTCTCGAACTGCACGTTTTTGAGCGCGACCATGTACTCGGTCACTGCGAGATAATAACGGACCTGTGCTTCACTGAGGCGTCGCTGGGTATCGAGCAGCTCGACCAGACTGATCGGCAGCCCCGCTTCGCGGTTGGCTTCGAGTGTATCGAGCGCATCCTTCGCTGCGAGATATCGATTTAAACTCGTTTCTGCCAGGGCATAGGAGCGGTCGGTTTCGGCGATAACACTTAGCAGATCATGGATAATCTGGCGCTCCTGCTCGCGCAGTAATGCTTGGTCCCTCGCGATCTGCAGCTTTGCGTGCTGGACGGCCGCGTGTGCTTGTCGAAATCCAACAGGCATTCGGAATTCCAGGCCACCCTGATACTCTTGAAATCGTGTGTCGCCGATCTCTTCAAACGCGGATCCCGTCCCAGCGAGATCGGATCCCAATCCACGAATTCGATATGTCGATGTCAGGTCGAGTGTGGGCAGTAGGAAGTTCTTTGCAGCAAGCAATTCCATTTCCCGCCGCTTGACGAGCAGTCGCTGTTCTTGCAACTCAGCTCTCATCCGGATGGCTTGAGCTGACAGGGAATCGGTATCAAAAATCACCGGGGCAGTGGTGGGTTCATCAACGGGCCGCAGCAGCACTCCATCGCTAACAGGCAGTCCGATCAGCAATCGTAAACGACGTTCGCTCGCCAGGACGCCGCCAACCCCTGAGAACGTACCGCCGGAAGTCGCGTTGTAAATTTGCGTCCGCTGCACCAATTTCCCAGCGACTGCATCTTGGTATTCGCCTTGAAATCGGTAGTACTGCTCTCGGGCGAGCGCTTCTGCAGAGCCACCACGGCGATTCGAGGTTTTCTGGGCATCATAGCTGCGCCAAGTGAGGCGACTTCGTTCGAGAGCCTCGGCCCGGGCGTCGACATCGCGATAAGCAAACGCAAGATCCCAGTAGGCGTTGGCCACGTTGCTAATGTAGTTTCGGGTATTACGGCGGAACACCGCGACCGACATGTCGTTGTTGGTTTTAGCAATCAACACGCCATTGTAGACGCCTGGCAGGGCAGCCGCCCCGGCAATGCGGTTGAACGTAAGTCCACCTCCACGCAACAACGGTTGACGGATCTCAGCTTGAAACTGAGACTGCCACGCGCTTGGAACGAGGTTTCCCGTCGCGTTGTTCGCGTCGTAATCCGTCACACTGCGAAGCGCCAACTCAGCCCCCGTGGCCGTTCGCTTGGAGGTTTGAAAAACGTAGTCGTGTAGATCTTGCTGGAAGGCGTTGGCCCCCCCGCCGAAGAATCGGTTATTGAACTGGCGATCGTTGTTCTGCCATTGTCCCATCGCATACAGCTGAGCGTCGAACGCGGAGAGAGCCGCCTCGATACCGAGCTGCGGGTTGGTTTGCACCAGAGGTAAGGTCTGCTGACTAGCGACTTGCTCGGGAGCTCGCAGCACGGTGGCGTTGAGATCTCGAAGCACCTCCGAATTGGACAGCGCGATTAAGATCGTTTCACGCAGCGTCAAGTCGCGATAGGCTGCATTTTCGAGTGAAGTGGCATCTCGGATTGTGATCGGGGGCAGCGGTGCGGTCGTCAGCGCAATCGCTTCGGCGGCTTGCCCAGGAGGAGCCCCAGCGTCAACATTGGCCATGATCGCGTCGACGCAGGCGGTATCATTGCCAACCGTTTCAGGCAAGCTCTTGACGGCGCGACACCCCAACAGCCCCGCGAAGGCCGATAATAAAGCACCGGTGACAAGGGACCATAGGACAATGGAGAACAGCGGCCAGCGATGCCGCGAATCACGCAGTCGACGGGCAGACTCGACTCCATCACCGGCCAGCATGACCGGGGGTGAATCGGACATCAGTCCGTCCCCTAGCGATTCCCGTAACCCTGTTGCTCTGCCAGGATTCGGTTGGCCGGTCGATTTCGATGATGCGATCAAAATGCTGCGTTATAGAGTCGATGTCCGACAGATGTCACAATCCGTACACCCGTCTTTATTCGACGATTCCCTACGACTGCATCCAGTGAAATCGTTACGAAACGACGCCTCACTGTGTTTCACACCGTGAAACTCGAACGCGTGTACAAGATTCAGACCCCTACCAGTTAAGATACGTCGATGAGTCACCCGCCCGACCCCAACGCCGATCGTCTCAGTGAACGTTTCGAACTCGCGTGGCTACGCGGTACCGACGCTTTAGCGGATCCCATCGTTCGCGCGCAAAGTCTGTGTGGCGAAATCTCGCGGGTGGTCGCAGCCGATCGGGTTAGCTTTGTAGTCAAGCATGGTCCTACGTCCCAAGTCGTTGCCACGTCGACGACTCCAGCGATCGATCCGCGCTCCTCGGAGGCTGGCTGGTTGAGACAACTCGCCGACGAGGTGTGCCGCACAGGCACCGACGTTCAGGTGGAACGACAGTCGATAGAGATGCCTTCGGACCTGACGGATGCGACCGAGACCTTGGCGATCCCAGTCACCGACCGTGACTCGATTGACAACATCGAGGCGGCAATCGTACTGCAACGCTACACATCCAAACCAAACTCACTCGCCGCATCACTGGCCAGCACGCGGCGCGAGATCGACGTGGCCGCGACGGAGGTTGCGTCCGCATTGCGGCAACGGGCTGCCAAATCGGAGCGGCGAGCCACGGCATGGTGGCGACACGCCCCCAATTGGAAGCGTCTCGCCGTGGTCGCTGGGATCGGCATTGGTTTCGCATTGCTACTCAGCATTCCTGTTCCGTTCCGACTGTCTGTTGAGGGGCGACTGGAGCCAGCCAAGTCGTTTGGCGTCTTCGCACCCGCCGCCGGTACGCTCGTAGAAATGCACGCGAGTGACGGTGATGTCGTTGCCCAAGGTGCCGCCTTAGCAGAACTTCGTAGTGTCGAGATCGACCTCCAGCAAGAACGTCTCGTCGGCGAACTCGCTGCTGCGGAAACTGAGCTCGCCACATTGCGATTGCGGCAATCCGACTCGGCCGCCGCTGAGTCTACCCATGCCTCATCAATGGGTCATTCACAGGATGCAGCCCAAAGCCGATCGCGCCAGATGGTACTTCGTTCCCGCATTCATTCTTTGCAAGCACAAGCCGACCTCATGAGTGAGGTCCGAGAATCCTTGACGATTCGAGCGTCAATCGATGGTCGCATCATTCTCCGCGACGAACAATCCGAGCTGGTTGGCCAAACGATCAGCCAGAGCCAGTGGTTGATGCAGCTCGCTGATTTAACTGCTGGATATGCTGCCATCATCGATCTACCTGAAAACGACGACGCTTACCTACGCCGGGTGCTCAATACCGAGCAGGCTAACCCGATCAGCGACTTGCGGTTACTGGCATCTCCCGATGTCCAGTTCAGTTGCAGGGTTGGCCGCGTTGCCGATACTGTCCAGCTGAATGAACGAGGCAAAGCCGTGATTGAAGTCATCATTCCCATCGATGTCCCTCTACCGGATGATGTGCACGTCGGAGCCACCGTGGTTGGGACGATTGAAGTGGGCCGTCGCTCGTTAGGCTTCATCTGGTTTCGCCCCTTCATTGAATTTCTCCGGAGTTACGGATGGTAAACATCAATCTAAAACGGGAATTCGTCAAGATATTCGATTCTGCGTCAATGGCGTTACGACGTATGAGCGATAAGCGCGGCTCGTGGTCTCTTCTCCCCCAAACCCGCGTTCGTATTCCAACGGCGAATCAAATGCGTGTTACGCAGCGAATTCAAGCGTGCTTGTTCCTGCTTCCACTCCTCTTCATTCACGTTCAAGCAGTCGCTCAGACTCCAGATTCCGCTGGCAGCATCGGCGGTCTCGTCGTTGTTCTGATGGACGAAGCGTCCATTGCTGCGGCGATCGAAGGATCAGTTAGTGAAGTTGTTGTTGGGGAGGGAGAGACCGTCAGTGCCGGCGACGTCATCATCCAACTTGATGATCGTAAGGCACAACTGGAGCAATCTTTGGCTCAGCAGGCTGCTGAGATCGCAACTCATCGACAGGTGGAGACAAGTGCAGTGGACGCCGCCAAGGTGGCTGTCGCCGAGCAGGAGCAAACGATCGCCGAGCATGAAATCCGGAGTGAACTTAATCGCCGCCGCGCCGCGAATGAACTCAAAATTCAAGCCGCCGAGAAAGCAGAGTTGGTCGCGAAGAATGAGTGGCAGCGGGCTGAATCCGCTCGCCAGAACTTTGTCGACGCTGTGTCTGAGTCTGAAATCGAAGGGCTACAACTCGCCTACGAGCGCTGCCAACTGGAGACTCGAGAAGCCATCTTTCAACTTGAGATGGCGGCGATCGACGTGCGGCTCGACCAAGCCATGGGCAAAACCCTGCAGTGGCAACTCGAGTCCGCCCGTGTGAGCCTGCACGCTGCGAAAGCGGCAAACGAAGTGCGAGCACTCGAAGCAAAAATCCAAGGTCTCAAATTGGACTTGGCACGCGTGGTCAGTGACGACCACCATTTGCAATCGCCCATCGACGGTACGGTTGTCTCGATCTCCGCGGGCGTGGGAGACTGGGTCCGCAGCGGACAGGTTATCGCGAGAATCATTGGTCGTGAACGCCTTCGGGCCGAAGGCTACGTGACGTCCGAACATGCCCACAGGCTGCGAAACGCGAACAGTGTGGTCGTCAGGGTCACCAACAGTGACGGCACCACAATCCAACGCGATGGTGTCCAGCGTTTCGTGAGCCCCGAGCTGGATGCCGTGACCGGGGAGGTCCGCATCTGGATTGAATTTGATAACCGCGACGGCAAAATCTATCCTGGATCGAAAGCCTCGGTGGAGGCTCGCTGATGTCCGTCCCCCGTTTGCAGTTACGCCCCGATCTCATCATGCGGCGAATCTCCCTGCGTGATCGCTGTGTGTGGGTCCTGAAAGACCCGCTGTCGAGGCGACTTCATTTCTTTGAGGAGGCCGAATTTGCGATCTTGCGTCGCCTGCGAAGCAGCGTCGCATTTGCCAACTTAGCAGCGTATTACCGCGATCGCCTGCCGCCAGCCGTCCTGGCTCAATTTCTCTCGTCTGCCACCAGGGCTGGCATTCTCGTCACAACCGATGGCGTCGCAGCATCGCCGGCATGGCGACCCGCGCCACCACCGACCCGAACCGCCTGGTGGAAAAACCCGCTGGTGATTCGATTGCCAGGCATCACCCCAGACCGCCATGCACTGTTCCAGCTGTCGGCAGGTCTTTTTACCCCCAGCGGACGCCCGCGCCGGGGCAGACCAGCGCAGCTCCATCGAGCGACAAGGGGCAGTGATGCAGCCACCGCTCGCCTCGCACCCGAACCACAACAGATCGATGACCTCCGCTCTGTAGCAGCAGTACCTGACACATTGCGAACTGAGCGTGGAACGACGGTCGCCATCATGACAGTCGTGGCAGCGATCATCTTTCTCGCTGCCCTGAGCATCATGCTGCGGCAACAGGACTTCATCGATGACTTAGCGAACGCAGGTTCGCATTTGGCGGCGCCGTTGGCGAAGTCAACCAGCCCGTGGGCGACCGGGCCCCTGGCTAGCACACTGCTAGTGTTTGCTTCCGCAATTGCCGTCACAAAAATATTTCACGAACTCGCCCACGCGTGGGTCTGCCACAGGCTCGGTGGCCGCTGCCGCGAGATCGGCGTCCTGCTGTTATTTGGAATCCCGTGCTTGTACTGCGATGTCAGTGACGCATGGCTGATGCCGCGACGCCGAGATCGAATCCTCGTGTCCGCTGCAGGGGTAATCGCCGAGTGGATGGTAGCCGCTGTTGCCGCGCTCGTGTGGGCGGCAACTCGGCCGGGATTGCTGCATGATGTCTCCACGCTGATCGTCGTGGTGGCGTCCGTCAATACGTTCTTGATCAATGCCAACCCGCTACTGCGGTATGACGGCTACTACATCCTTTCGGACGCCACTGGCGTACCGAATCTTGCTGACGAAGCAAACCTTGCGATCCGCCGCACCTGGTCAAACTGGTGCGGTACTCGGAGCGAAAGTCCTGCATCCGCATCGCCCCAGAAGTGGTTGGTTGCCTATGGTATCGCCAGTAACGCCTACCGCCTGTTCGTATTAGGCGTGATCGGTTGGGCGGTATTCTCGTTCCTGAAGGTTTCGATTGGCTACGGTGCCGCATTACCGATCGTACTCGTACTCGGGTTTACAGTATTGCGGCAGCGGTGGGCCAACCTCGTGATGAGTGGACCACGCGCGCACCAGTCTCACGACGCCCGTTGGGGAGGCGGCATTCTATCGGTCGCAATCCTGCTCGGCATACTCGTGTTGACCTTGGTCCCGCTACCCCATAGCGTGCGGGTTGGCAGTCTGATTCGTCCGCTTGGTGAGCGACCAATCTATCTCTCGACTGCGGGAATCTTGCTCCCGCAGGAAACGGAAACTCAGGTCCGCCTGGATGACTGGCGGTTACGAATAAAGGAGTTGGCGTCGCGGGGTCGCATCGCAGAACTGGAGTCAGAGTTGGCTGCCAGTCGCGTTGATCGCATCGACCACCCTTCACTATCGTTGATCCAACCGATCCTCGCCGATCAGATCGCCAGCGAGCAGGAGAATCACCGCACGCTGGTCAATCGTCTTGATCAGCTCTCCATCTCCATAGCTCCCCAGGAAAAACTTTTTGCGCCGCCGCTACGGCACGTCTCTCGACAAGAACAAATCGCAGGCCGCTGGGGTTGGACCGGTACGCCACTCCAACCAGCCAACGTCGGTGCGACGCTGGGCGAGGGCACGCTCCTCGGTCGTGTCGGCAGTCCTGATCGCCGTGTCGCCTCACTCTATGTCCCCGAACATACCATCGACGAAGTCCGGATCGGGCAATCAGTCATATTCGGATATGGCGGCTTACCCCGGGGATCGATTCGCGGGCGAGTTGCATCGATCTCAGCAGACCCCGTCGATA of the Allorhodopirellula heiligendammensis genome contains:
- a CDS encoding type II toxin-antitoxin system RelE/ParE family toxin, translated to MQIEFTNKKLCKICSSATESQAKFGKPMALKLQMRLGQMQAAETLADLLLVPGARCHALTGNLKGKFAVDLAHPYRLIFSPDHDPLPRKKDGGLILEEVTAVVIQAIKDYH
- a CDS encoding NAD(P)H-binding protein, translated to MDSIMFDERRHVLLTGATGHVGGALLPRLLEAGFYVRCMTRDRTKSEFREDERISVIEADVLQPDSLRRAMEGCDLAYYLVHSMSGDGDFAQRDRRAAGHFRDAAAEAGLDRLIYLGGLGREADGLSEHLRSRQEVGRILRQGRVPTIEFRAAMVIGAGSLSFEMVKNLCHRLPVMICPQWLSTQTQPIGTADLVRYLMAAADIELSASEIVEIGTPDTTTYREILAEYSQQNGLRRVFIPVPFLTPWLSGLWLSLVTPETARIGSDMVTGLANPTIVTDSSAERFQIDAMSVDAAIARALAGEAAGHAKA
- a CDS encoding helix-turn-helix domain-containing protein; translation: MATNAKRYRYEPDFAVPPGATLRETIDELGIDQRELAERTGLATKTLNQIIKGKAPLTQQTAMLLERVTNVPARIWNNLEAEYQEQLARLQAREELAKDIEWLKLVPTNELVKRGYLEATQDKISLLEQTLSFFRVATVGAWRDGWCEGQFSFRKSQDASCLDCRLATWLRIAEKESESIEAQHFNRRAFAAAVSEIRELTMEAPGVFIPKMKEAFAASGVALCLVPEIKGGKINGAARWLSPHKAMIAVNLRGKMNDIFWFTLFHEAGHILSDSKKQTYIDVRYSDDPREAAANKFARELLIPREFDAALKTTKSISAVLALAEELRIAPGILVGRLQHEKIIGYQHLNGLKQKFNWAKE
- a CDS encoding DUF1990 domain-containing protein, whose amino-acid sequence is MITLRRPTELELLRCTRNQSNDALSYQEVGETWGAMPANYFHNEHAVDLGRGEACFAAACENLQQGRCLQLPWVSLFRDGPLFVGQDTAIVARVMRVWTLNCCRVVDVRSPTKTDGGHCFSFAVGTLGRHIMIGEERFTVAFDPNTEKVRFSIRSFSRASSIAAGIGTPVIRYYQRRFVDSVARAMQQDLQATATSG
- a CDS encoding transposase, whose amino-acid sequence is MAKTLMRHEEGLMNYFAHRISSGPMEGTSNKIKTVQRQSYGIRDREYFELTLYSLHQTEYAFAG
- a CDS encoding ISL3 family transposase, giving the protein MSTTLLYQSFGIRGFQQTRIEFSKGVTRFYVQPSEKAIYCPSCDSRNVIRRELRQREFRASPIGLKRTVVVASSPRVQCNDCGAVRQIQIEFAAARRSYTKGWGKYALQLTRSMTRKDVADLLGVTWDVIKEIKKTDLQRRFANPSLKDVRRIAIDEICIGKGHRYVTLVMDLDSGAIIFVGEGKSADSLVPFWKRLGRRRHRIEAVAMDMSSAYILAVRGNLPNADIVFDRFHVVKLMNEKLTTFRRQLFQKATAAEKSVLKGSRWLLLKNPENLRADRNEEAHLAAALELNEPLATAYYLKEELRMFWRYTFRWPAQLFLRSWCERAIATGLAPPQNNGQDVDAA